The sequence CGGACGGCCGCGTCGCGCTCCGGCTGCGCGACGGCCGGCAGCTGGACCCGCTGCCCGGGGCGGAGGCAATCTCGCTGGTCGCGGCGGTCGCCGCCGCCCGCCTGCCGGGACAGCTGCTGCCCGGCGATCAGGCCGTCGCGCGGGCCTGAGCCAGGCCGTAGGTCAGCGCGTCCACGAGAGCGGTCCAGCTCGCCTCGACGACGTTCTCGTGGACGCCGACCGTGGTCCACTCGCGGTGCTGGTCACCGGTGCCGACCAGCACCCGGGTGATCGCGTTGGTGCCGTGGCTGCCCTCCAGGATCCGCACCTTGAAGTCGGAGAGCTCGAACGTCTTGAGCTGCGGGTAGTGGTTGGCCAGCGCCGTGCGCAGCGCCTCGTCGAGGGCGTTGACCGGGCCGTTGCCCTCGGCGGTCGCGATCACCCGTTCGCCCTGCACCCGCAGCTTGACGGTCGCCTCGCAGAGCACGCTGGCGTCCTCGCGGTGCTCCACCTGCACGCGGTAGGACTCCAGGCTGAACGGGCGGGCGTACTCGGCGCCCGGCAGCTCACTGCGTACCAGCAGCTCGAACGAGGCGTCCGCGGCCTCGAACGACCAGCCGGACGCCTCCAGCTCCTTGACCCTGTGCGTGACCGCGGTAAGCGTGTCCGGATGGCCGGCCAGGTCGATCCCGAGCTCACGGCTCTTGAGCTCGATGCTGGCCCGGCCGGCCATCTCGGTCACCAGGATCCGCATGTCGTTGCCGACAACCGCCGGGTCGACGTGGTTGTACAGCAGCGGATCCACCTTGATCGCGCTCGCGTGCAGCCCGGCCTTGTGAGCGAAGGCGGCGGCCCCGACGTAGGCCTGGTGGGTGTCGGGGGCGATGTTGGCGATCTCGGCGAGCGCGGTGGAGACCCACGTCGCCTTCTCCAGGCAGCCGTCCGGTAGGACCTTCAGCCCGAGCTTGAGTTGCAGGTTGCTGACCGTGGCGAACAGGTCGGCGTTGCCGGGGCGCTCGCCGTAGCCGTTCGCGGTGCACTGGAAGTGCTTCACCCCGGCCTCGACCGCGGCGATGGTGTTGGCGACCGCACAGGCGGTGTCGTTCTGGCAGTGGATGCCGAGCCGGTCGGCGCGCACCCCGGTACGCTCGACCACCTCGGTGATCGCCTTGGTGATCATCGAGGGGAGCATCCCGCCGTTGGTGTCGCACATGACCACGCGCTCGGCGCCCGCGTCGATCGCGGTGCGCACCACGCTCGCGGTGTACTCCGGGTCGACGCGGAAGCCGTCGAAGAAGTGCTCGCAGTCGACGAACGCGCGCCGCCCGTTCGCCACCAGGTGCCGCACGGTGTCCCGGACCATCGCCAGGTTCTCCCCCGGCGTGGTGCGCAGCGCCCGCTCCACGTGCCTGATGTCCGACTTGGCCACCACGCAGACCACCGGGGTGCCGGCGTCCAGCAGGGCCTGCACCTGCGGGTCGGCCGCCACGTCCACACCGGCCTTGCGGGTCGAGCCGAACGCCACCAGGACCGCGTGCTTGAGGTCCAGCTCGGTCCTCGCCCGCGCGAAGAACTCGGTGTCCTTGGGCATCGCGCCCGGCCAGCCGCCCTCGATGAAGCCCACACCGAACTCGTCCAGCAGCCGGGCGACGGCCAGCTTGTCGGCGACCGTGTAGCTGATTCCCTCGCGCTGGCCGCCGTCGCGCAGCGTCGTGTCGAACACCTGGTAGTCCATCGGGGAGGTCCTTTCCTTCCGGTCACCCACACGACAACAAAAAGACCTCCCGGCGGATGCGGGAGGTCTGCGCGTCGGCGATACGTCAGCCGGCGCGCTAGGTGCGAATAATCAGCACGAGGCGGGTCACGGTTGCCAAGCATGCCATGCGGGCGTGCGGATGAGACCCGAAATCCAATACCTGAGACGGTAGGGTGACCCGTCCGGGGGTATGGGGCGGTGATGAGCGACTCACGGGACGACTTCCCGCAGAACGATCCGGACCGGGCCGGCGGTCTGGTCAGCGACGCGCAGGGCGAGTTCGTCAAGCAGCATCCCGGTGGCGCGTTCGACCCGAGAGCGTTCCGGCCCGGCAGCCACCCGGAGGCCGCGCCGGGGACGGGCGGCGCACGCGACGACGAGGCGACGCCGGGTCCCCCGATGGACGGCGAGCGGATGGCCGCGCCGGGGCGGGAGATCGACAAAGCCGGGTAGGCGGCGCCACCGACTAGGTTGGTCGCGTGGTGGCCGAAGCATATTCACGAAACCTGGCATTCTCCTCGACCTACAACTTCCGCGACGTCGGCGGCTACACCGGCCTCGACGGCCGCAAGGTGCGCTGGCGCCGGCTGTTCCGGGCGGATTCGCTGCACCGGATCGGCGAGGCCGACGCGGCGGCGTTCACCGCCCTCGGGATCCGCACCGTGATCGATCTCCGCCGGCCGTTCGAGGTGGAGAAGTTCGGCCGGGTCCACGAGCGGTACGGCCTCGACTATCGCAACCTGGTGCTCAAGCACGTCGACTGGGACGAGGTCGAGCACCCGGAGGGGACGGCACACGAGCGCTGGCTCGCCGACCGCTACCTGAACTTCGCCGAGGACGGCCGGGAGGGCATCCTGGACTCGCTGCGCCTGATCGCCGACCCGGCGGCCGCCCCGGTGGTGGTGCACTGCATGGCCGGGAAGGACCGTACCGGCACGATCTGCGCCCTCACCCTGGCCCTGCTCGGGGTCGGCGATGCCGACATCGCCGCCGACTACGCCCTGACCACCGAGGCGATGGCGCCGCTGACGAGGTACCTGCTGGAGACCAGCCCGGAGACGGTACGCGGCAACGAGCACATGTTCGACTCGCCCCCGGCGGCGATGCGGCTCTTCCTCGACGACCTGCGTGCCCTGCACGGCTCGGTGGAGGGCTACGCGCACGAGATCGGCCTCACCGGCACCGAGCTCGCCGCCCTGCGCCGCCACCTGCTCACCGACTGACCGGTTCGCCGCGCCTCCGACTCCCGCCCGGGATCGCGCCGCGGCCCCGGCAACGCGCCGCGGCCCCGAAAGCCCGCCGCGGACCGGGATCGCGCCGCGGACCGGAAGCCCCGCCACGGCTTGGAAGCCCGCCGCGGACCGGGATCGCGCCGCGGACCGGAAGCCCCGCCACGGCTTGGAAGCGCGCCGCGGGCCGGGAACGGTCCGCGGCGCCGCGCGGGAACGGCACGGGGCGTGGCCGGGAGGCCTGCGGACGGGAGCCGACCCTTCGTACCCGGAAGGATCGGCGCCCGGGCCGCGGCGGAGCGCGGGCGGACCGCCTCCGGCGACCGTCGGCCGACCCGGGCGGTCAGCGGGCCCGGATCCGTCCCGCGGCCCGGACCGGCCACCGGGCACGGATCGTCAGAGGACTCGGTGCACCCAGCCGAATGGGTCCTCGGCTTGGCCGCGCTGGATGTCGACGAGCTCCTTGCGCAGACTCATGGTGATCTCGCCGGGCCCGCCGTCGGCGACGGTGAAGTCGCCGTCGAGGCTGCGGACCGTGCCGATCGGGGTGATCACCGCGGCGGTGCCGCAGGCGAACGCCTCGCGGACCCGGCCGGAGGCGGCGCCCTCGCGCCACTCGGCCAGGCTGATCGGGCGCTCCTCGACCCGGCGACCGGCCCGCTCGGCCAGCCTGATCACCGAATCGCGGGTGATGCCGGGCAGGATCGTGCCGGTCAGCGGCGGGGTGACCAGGGTGCCGTCGTCGAGCACCAGGAAGACGTTCATCCCGCCGAGCTCGTCGATGTACCTACGCTCCACCGCGTCCAGGTAGACGACCTGGTCGCAGCCGTGCTCGATGGCCTCGGCCTGGGCCGAGAGGCCGGCCGCGTAGTTGCCGCCGCACTTGGCCGCGCCGGTGCCGCCGGGCGCCGCGCGGGTGTAGTCCGGGGTGACCCAGACCGACACCGGCTTGACGCCGCCGGAGAAGTACGCCCCGACCGGGGACGCGATCACCAGGTAGAGGTACTCCCGCGCGGGGCGGACGCCGAGGAAGACCTCGCTGGCGTAGGCGAACGGCCGCAGGTAGAGGCTGCCGTCCTCGCCGCCCGGGATCCATGCCCGGTCGATCGAGATGAGCTCGTGCAGCGACTTGAGGAAGATCTCCTCCGGCAGCGACGGCATGGCCATCCGCTGGGCGGAGGCGACGAACCGGGCGGCGTTCGCGTCCGGGCGGAACATCGCGACGCCGCCGTCCGGCAGCGTGTACGCCTTCAGGCCCTCGAAG is a genomic window of Actinoplanes teichomyceticus ATCC 31121 containing:
- the cimA gene encoding citramalate synthase, producing the protein MDYQVFDTTLRDGGQREGISYTVADKLAVARLLDEFGVGFIEGGWPGAMPKDTEFFARARTELDLKHAVLVAFGSTRKAGVDVAADPQVQALLDAGTPVVCVVAKSDIRHVERALRTTPGENLAMVRDTVRHLVANGRRAFVDCEHFFDGFRVDPEYTASVVRTAIDAGAERVVMCDTNGGMLPSMITKAITEVVERTGVRADRLGIHCQNDTACAVANTIAAVEAGVKHFQCTANGYGERPGNADLFATVSNLQLKLGLKVLPDGCLEKATWVSTALAEIANIAPDTHQAYVGAAAFAHKAGLHASAIKVDPLLYNHVDPAVVGNDMRILVTEMAGRASIELKSRELGIDLAGHPDTLTAVTHRVKELEASGWSFEAADASFELLVRSELPGAEYARPFSLESYRVQVEHREDASVLCEATVKLRVQGERVIATAEGNGPVNALDEALRTALANHYPQLKTFELSDFKVRILEGSHGTNAITRVLVGTGDQHREWTTVGVHENVVEASWTALVDALTYGLAQARATA
- a CDS encoding tyrosine-protein phosphatase is translated as MVAEAYSRNLAFSSTYNFRDVGGYTGLDGRKVRWRRLFRADSLHRIGEADAAAFTALGIRTVIDLRRPFEVEKFGRVHERYGLDYRNLVLKHVDWDEVEHPEGTAHERWLADRYLNFAEDGREGILDSLRLIADPAAAPVVVHCMAGKDRTGTICALTLALLGVGDADIAADYALTTEAMAPLTRYLLETSPETVRGNEHMFDSPPAAMRLFLDDLRALHGSVEGYAHEIGLTGTELAALRRHLLTD
- a CDS encoding branched-chain amino acid aminotransferase → MSGGDSLEFEIRPNPAPVGDADRAAMLANPGFGRIFTDHMVTVRYADGKGWYEPRVEARAPIPMDPASAVLHYAQEIFEGLKAYTLPDGGVAMFRPDANAARFVASAQRMAMPSLPEEIFLKSLHELISIDRAWIPGGEDGSLYLRPFAYASEVFLGVRPAREYLYLVIASPVGAYFSGGVKPVSVWVTPDYTRAAPGGTGAAKCGGNYAAGLSAQAEAIEHGCDQVVYLDAVERRYIDELGGMNVFLVLDDGTLVTPPLTGTILPGITRDSVIRLAERAGRRVEERPISLAEWREGAASGRVREAFACGTAAVITPIGTVRSLDGDFTVADGGPGEITMSLRKELVDIQRGQAEDPFGWVHRVL